The Fusarium falciforme chromosome 7, complete sequence genome window below encodes:
- a CDS encoding MFS domain-containing protein, which produces MAPDGINSEKNPVASEKPDSEGQTMHLDRVPSEDGDNYEGLTATCVIVYLAILAVGFAEMMVIVSSGNLARSMVADIGGSDKTQWISQSVPIVNLALGAPVAQAADYWGRKWFLVISCAFAVVGSVIVSRATNIDMALAGNALASISTSAQPLLFAVASEILPRRYRPAAQGGITGIFAVAAIVALMMGSAVTKDNPSGWRIVWYFNTGLFLFTALVVMFLYNPPPRPEQVNFTLREKLRKLDWVGIIMLPVAVTVLCIGLTWSENPFPWSNAHVVAPFAIGIVLVIILALYEVFVKKDGLFHHKLFNHDRNASIALFLIFVEGMAFFVANSYVPLEMSVLFETNPVLVCLNFSIVFIGAVVGSIIASIYCSWSRQLRWPLVVSYIGFVIFYATMMSVGFGDGKNIWGFNIFLGLGFGGCLTCIVVAAQFSAPPELLSISSGALITARSAGASICFAICNAIFNSQITKNLPKDIAKAVLPLGLPPQSLGPFIQALADHNDSAFATIEGVTPQIIQAGAHGLQQAYITSLRPLHGFGLALSAIAVIASFFIIDPKHDFNMNVDAPLDAPKEHPKKQVNA; this is translated from the exons ATGGCTCCCGACGGAATAAATTCCGAAAAGAACCCTGTGGCGAGCGAGAAGCCCGACAGCGAGGGACAGACCATGCATCTCGACAGAGTCCCATCAGAAGATGGAGACAACTATGAGGGACTCACGGCAACATGTGTCATTGTCTATCTT GCCATTCTTGCGGTTGGTTTTGCCGAGATGATGGTCATTGTTTCTTCAGGCAAC CTCGCACGAAGCATGGTTGCCGATATTGGCGGCAGCGATAAAACACAGTGGATATCACAGTCTGTTCCTATCGTCAACCTCGCCTTGGGTGCTCCAGTTGCCCAAGCCGCTGATTACTG GGGCCGAAAATGGTTCCTCGTCATTTCCTGCGCCTTTGCCGTTGTTGGCAGCGTCATCGTCTCTCGAGCCACCAACATCGACATGGCATTGGCCGGCAACGCTCTTGCCAGCATCTCCACGTCCGCTCAGCCCCTCCTCTTCGCCGTCGCCTCCGAGATCCTGCCTCGACGATATCGTCCCGCTGCTCAAGGCGGTATCACTGGTATCTTTGCCGTTgctgccatcgtcgctctcATGATGGGTAGCGCCGTGACAAAGGACAATCCCTCCGGGTGGCGTATCGTATGGTACTTCAACACTGGCCTGTTTCTCTTCACGGCCCTCGTCGTCATGTTTCTGTATAATCCGCCTCCACGACCAGAGCAGGTCAACTTTACACTGAGGGAGAAGCTCAGGAAACTCGATTGGGTCGGCATCATCATGCTTCCTGTCGCCGTTACTGTCCTTTGCATTGGGCTTACCTGGTCTGAGAACCCCTTCCCGTGGAGCAACGCTCACGTCGTCGCCCCCTTCGCCATTGGCATTGTTCTCGTCATTATCCTTGCTCTGTACGAAGTCTTCGTGAAGAAGGATGGGCTCTTCCACCATAAACTCTTCAACCACGACCGAAATGCTTCCATCGCATTGTTCTTGATCTTTGTTGAGGGAATGGCGTTCTTCGTGGCCAACTCCTATGTGCCCCTGGAAATGTCGGTTCTGTTTGAGACAAATCCGGTCTTGGTCTGCCTCAACTTCTCCATCGTCTTCATCGGAGCTGTTGTTGGTAGCATCATTGCTTCTATCTATTGCTCATGGAGCAGGCAGTTGAGGTGGCCCTTGGTTGTCTCCTACATTGGATTCGTCATCTTCTACG CAACAATGATGTCTGTCGGATTTGGCGATGGAAAGAATATCTGGGGCTTCAACATCTTCCTCGGTCTCGGTTTCGGCGGCTGCTTGACTTGTATCGTCGTCGCAGCGCAGTTCAGTGCTCCGCCCGAGCTCCTCTCCATCAGCAGCGGTGCTCTTATCACTGCCAGGTCCGCCGGTGCCTCAATCTGCTTTGCTATCTGCaacgccatcttcaactcaCAGATCACAAAGAACCTCCCCAAGGACATTGCCAAAGCTGTTCTTCCTCTTGGCCTTCCTCCTCAGTCTCTCGGGCCGTTCATTCAAGCCTTGGCTGATCACAACGACAGCGCCTTTGCTACCATTGAGGGTGTCACCCCGCAAATCATCCAAGCCGGAGCTCATGGTCTCCAACAGGCCTACATCACATCACTTCGTCCTCTCCATGGCTTCGGCCTGGCATTATCTGCAATCGCTGTCATCG CATCTTTCTTCATTATTGATCCCAAGCACGATTTCAATATGAATGTCGACGCACCACTTGATGCGCCCAAGGAGCACCCCAAGAAGCAAGTCAATGCTTGA
- a CDS encoding FAD-binding PCMH-type domain-containing protein yields the protein MRIETLLIGSFAATVLGAAVGSSSCKCFPGDKCWPSDNEWKSLNSSVNGRLIKTVPLGSPCHDPTYDGEECQYLQSQWQSPGIHMDSSSSIMAPWFANQSCDPFQPQSRPCTLGNYVRYAVDVRTTSDIVNTINFARNNNIRLVIRNTGHDYNGRSTGAGALSIWTHHLKDITFKDYDANGYKGKAVTIGAGVQGFDILAAGHKAGYVVVGGECPTVGLAGGYTQGGGHSALSSSFGLSAQNTLEYQVVTADSGLVTASREQNSDLFWALNGGGGGNWGVVVSMTVKAFPDTKIGGGTLGFFTTNNDQATFYEGIEAFHSKLPAMVDAGSMVVYYFTNTFFQIAPLTAYNKTKEEVQAIMKPFVLALNDLGINYTVGYDQADSYYDHYDKYFGPLPVGNIQVGIAQYGGRLIPRDTIVNNNSALMETAKSIVEQGVTWIGVGTNVAPFSNPGTQAVLPAWKNTLVHATLTTPWSFTAPWSDMLSLQNLMTEKIMPEIEAVTPGSGAYMNEADFRQPRFQQEFFGSNYAKLLSIKKKWDKNGFFYALNAVGSEQWSVASDGKMCKAK from the exons ATGCGCATCGAAACTCTCTTGATCGGGTCTTTTGCGGCCACGGTCCTCGGAGCAGCTGTGGGAAGCTCTAGCTGCAAGTGCTTCCCCGGCGACAAGTGCTGGCCCTCTGACAATGAGTGGAAGAGCCTCAACTCTTCTGTGAATGGCCGGCTCATCAAGACTGTGCCCCTGGGATCGCCCTGCCACGATCCCACTTACGATGGAGAGGAGTGTCAGTACCTGCAGAGCCAGTGGCAGTCACCTGGAATCCA CATggactcctcctcgtccatcatggccccATGGTTCGCCAACCAATCATGCGATCCTTTTCAGCCTCAGTCCCGTCCTTGCACTCTTGGCAACTACGTTCGTTACGCTGTCGATGTCCGAACCACAAGTGACAtcgtcaacaccatcaacttTGCTCGTAACAACAACATCCGCCTCGTTATCCGCAACACTGGACATGACTACAACGGCCGCTCGACCGGTGCTGGTGCCCTCTCCATCTGGACTCACCATCTGAAGGACATCACGTTCAAGGATTACGATGCCAACGGTtacaagggcaaggctgtCACCATCGGTGCCGGCGTCCAGGGCTTTGACATCCTCGCTGCTGGCCACAAGGCCGGATACGTTGTCGTCGGAGGCGAGTGCCCTACAGTTGGTCTTGCTGGTGGATATACCCAGGGCGGTGGCCACTCTGCTCTCAGCTCGAGCTTCGGTCTCTCGGCTCAGAACACGCTCGAATACCAAGTCGTCACTGCTGACTCTGGACTTGTCACTGCTTCACGAGAGCAGAACTCGGATCTCTTCTGGGCTCTgaacggtggtggtggcggcaATTGGGGTGTCGTCGTCTCCATGACCGTCAAGGCCTTCCCCGATACCAAGATCGGTGGTGGAACCCTGGGTTtcttcaccaccaacaacgaTCAGGCGACCTTTTACGAGGGTATTGAGGCTTTCCACTCTAAGCTCCCTGCTATGGTCGATGCTGGTTCTATGGTTGTCTACTACTTCACCAACACCTTCTTCCAGATCGCTCCCTTGACAGCCTacaacaagaccaaggaggaggttcAGGCCATCATGAAGCCGTTTGTTCTGGCGCTGAACGATCTCGGAATCAACTATACCGTGGGTTACGACCAAGCCGACTCTTACTATGACCACTACGACAAGTACTTTGGCCCCCTGCCTGTCGGCAACATTCAAGTCGGCATTGCCCAGTACGGTGGCCGCCTCATTCCCCGCGACACCATTGTGAACAACAACTCTGCCCTTATGGAGACTGCCAAGAGCATAGTTGAGCAGGGTGTTACCTGGATTGGCGTTGGTACCAACGTTGCCCCCTTCAGCAACCCCGGCACTCAGGCCGTCCTCCCTGCCTGGAAGAACACTCTGGTGCATGCCACTCTGACCACTCCCTGGAGCTTTACTGCTCCTTGGTCTGACATGCTCAGCCTGCAGAACCTCATGACGGAAAAGATCATGCCTGAGATCGAAGCCGTGACACCTGGCAGCGGTGCCTACATGAACGAGGCCGACTTCCGTCAGCCCCGGTTCCAACAAGAGTTCTTTGGAAGCAACTATGCCAAGTTGCTCTCTATCAAGAAGAAGTGGGATAAGAACGGATTCTTCTATGCTTTGAATGCGGTTGGAAGTGAGCAGTGGTCTGTTGCTTCTGATGGAAAGATGTGCAAGGCCAAGTAA